The DNA region GGAGAGCCCGAACGGCGTCATCCAGGAGTACGCGGCGCGGTCGGCACTCGTGTCCATCGGTCGGCTCGCCTGGCCCAGGCCGAAGCGCTCCCCCGACCGCTCGTTGAAGGCACGCCAGCAGACCACGACCTCCGCCAAGCCCGCGTTGATCGCCGCCGCGGCATGCGCGACCGTGCCGCAGGCCGCGCCACCACCGTGCGGGACACGCGAGAAGAAGGAGAGGTCGCCGATGCCGGTGTTGCGGGCGACGTGGATCTCGGCACTGGACTCGGCGGTGAAGGTCACCATCCCGTCGACGTCGCCGGGCTGGAGACCCGCGTCGGCGATCGCCGCCACCACGGCTTCGCAGGCGAGCTGGAGCTCGCTGCGCCCGGACGCCTTGGAGAACTCGGTCGCGCCGATGCCGACGATCGCGGTCCGGCCGGAGAGGTTCGCCATCACGGCACCCGCACGATCACGAGGCCGGTCACGTGCGGGCCACGCTCGTTGGCGCCGACGACCTCGACGGAGACCTGTCCGTCGTCGACCGCGGTGACCGAGCCGCGCAGCGTCATCGTGTCCCCGGGGTGGTTGGGGACGCCGAGCCGGATGCGGAGCTTCTTCACCACCGAGGCGGGTCCTGCCCACGAGGTGACGTAGCGGCCGACGATTCCGTTGGTCGTCAGGATGTTCATGAAGATGTCCGGCGAGCCTCGCTCGGCCGCCAGCGCCGGGTCGTGGTGCACATCCTGGAAGTCACGGCTGGCGATGGCGGTGGCGACGATCATCGTCCGGGTGACCGCGATCGACAGCTCGGGCAGCACGTCTCCGACCCTCATCTGGCCAGCTCCTCGCCGAGGCAGGCGAGCGCGGTCGCCGCCGCGCCCAAGGTGGTGGCGAGCTGCTTGCCCCAGAGGAAGAAGCGGTGCACCGGGTAGTCGACGTCGACGCCGATGCCGCCGTGCACGTGCTGGACCCGGTGCACGACGTCGAGGCCTGCCTGGGCCGACCACCACTTAGCGACCAGCACCGCGCGCTCCTTCTCGGTGGCCGTGCCATGACCGGCGAGTGACGAGAGCGCCTGCCACAGCGTCACGCGCATCGCGTCGATGTCGATCAGACAGTCCGCGAGCTGGTGCTGCAGGGACTGGAAGGTGGCCAGCGGACGCCCGAACTGCTCCCGCGTCGAGGTGTACGCCGCGGCGAGGCGTAGCGCGCCCTCGGCCACGCCGACCTGCAGGGCAGCCACCGCGACGGCACTGTTGCGCAGCACGGCGGCCAGCGCATCGGGGCCGCCGAGCAGCTCCGCCGGAGCGTCCGCGAGCAGTAGGTTCCCGGCGAGGTCGTGGCTGGTGGTCTCGGTCCGTTCCCAGCTGACCCCGGTGCCCGCGGCAGGCACCAGGAAGAGCGCCGGACCGTCGGTCGTGGTCGCGGAGACGACCACGTAGGCCGCACCGAACGGCGAGGGCACAACTGCCTTGGTCCCGGCCAGCGACCAGCCGGACTCGCCGAGGACGGCTCGGCAGGTGGGCGATGCCTGCTCGCCCCCGTCGAACTCCTCCAGCGCCAGCGTGAGGCGGAGCGACCCGTCGGCCGCGGCGGCGAGCAACGAACGCTGGGTCGGCGTGCCGAACTCCGCGACGGCGAGCGCCGCGACGCCGGCCGACCAGAGCGGCACCGGCGCGACGCGGCGTCCCTGCTCCTCGAGCACGACGCACAGCCCATCCAGGCCGAGGCCTGCTCCCCCGTGCGCGTCCGGCAGGGCGATGCCGACCAGCCCGGAGCGGGCCAGGTCGCCCCACAGCGCCTCGTCGAGCCGGGAGGACGATGCCTCGACCTCCCGGACCCGTTCGGGGGTGGCCTTGTCGGTGAAGATCTCGCGAGCCAGCCCCTGAACCGCGAGCAGTGTGTCGTCGTGGGTGAAGTCCATCAGTGCTCCTGGGGTGCGACGGGCCGGAACAGCGGCAACGTCAGGTCGGCATCGGCCACCAGCCACTCGACCTCGAGGGGCATCCCGATGGCCAGGTCGTCGGCGGTGACGCCGGTCAGATTGGTGATCAGGCGGGTGCCCTCGTCGAGCTCGACCACGGCGATCAGCAGCGGGTAGTCGAAGGCGGGATGCGGCGGATGGTGCGCGACGACATACGAGTAGAGCGTGCCGCGGCCGCCTGCCGTGACGGTGTCCCACGCGAACGACTGGCACTCGGGACAGCACGGTCCGGGAGGGTGACGCAGGGTCTTGCACTCCGTGCACCGCTGCACGACGAGGCGTTTTTCCCGCGCCGCGGCGAACCAGAACTCGTTGTCCTGGTTGATCGCCGGACGCGGACGCGGCGCCCGTGGTGCCGCCGACGGGCGGAACCGCAGCGTCCGCCAGCGCTGCGTCGCCACGACCTCGCCCGCGGCATCGCGATAGGTCTTCAGGGTGCTCACGAAGCGACCGGTCCCGAGGCCGGTCCGCTTCTCGGCCGAGATCGACTCGACGACTTCCTCGACGCTCAGGTCGTCACCGGGCCGCGCCTCGCGGTGGAAGTCGAAGTCCGAGTCGGTCGCCACGACCGAGGTGTAGCCGCCCTCGTCCAGCAGCGCCACCAGCTCGTCGAAGGCGCCGATGTCCGCGGGGGTCGTCGACGCCGCGTACCCGCGCATCGTCCAGGCCTGCATCATCGAGGCGGGCGCGACGATGCCCGATCGGCCGGTGGACCGCGCTGCCTCGTCGGAGAGGTGCACCGGGTTGGTATCTCCCATCGCCTCGCACCAGTGCCGGATCATCGGGACGTTGACCGGATCCGGACCGAAGCGCCGCTCGACGAGCACGCGCCCAGTGAAGGCGGCCAGCCGGTCCTCGTAGGTCGTCACCGCTGCACCCGGGGCAGGCCCAGACCCGAGGTGGCCACCATGTCGCGCAGGATGTCGTTGACGCCGCCGCCGAAGGTGTTGACGATGCCCTGACGGGACAGCTGCTCGAGCTGGCCCGCGAGCACGGCGCCGGGCGACTCCGGGCGAATCCGTCCGGCCGCACCGAGGATCCCGGTCAGCGCGCGCTGCACCTCGATGTGTGTCTCGGTGCCGTAGGTCTTGGCCGCACCCGCGGTCGCCCCGGTGAGGTCACCGGCGGCGACGGCCGCGGTCATCTTCCAGTTCAGCAGCCGCATCGCCTCCAGCCGCGTGTAGGTCCTGGCGAGCTCGGCGCGGACCCAGGGCCGCTCGATGACCCCGGTCTCCCGGGCCCAGGCCAGCACGCTCTCCCAGAGCTGGATCATCCGGCCGCCAAGCGCGGCCAGGCCGATCCGCTCGTGGTTGAGCTGCGCGGTGATCAGCGACCAGCCGTCGTCGACCCCGCCGACGACGTCGCTTCGTGGCACGACGATGTCGGTGTAGTACGTCGCCGTCACCACCATGCCGCCGACGGTGTGGATGGGGCTCCAGGAGAAGCCGGGGTCGCTGGTGGGCACGATCAGGATCGAGATGCCCTTGTGCTTCGGGGCGTCGGGGTCGGTGCGAGCCGCCAGCCAGACATAGTCGGCGGTGTTGGCGCCGCTGGTGAAGATCTTCTGGCCGTTGACCAGGAAGCCGTCCGCGGTGGGTACCGCCCGGGTCGCCAGCGACGCCAGGTCGGTGCCTGCCGACGGCTCGGTGTAGCCGATCGCGAAGACGATCTCACCGGCCAGGATGCCCGGCAGGTAGGCCTGCTTCTGTTCCTCGGAGCCGTACTTCATCAGCGTCGGTCCGACGGTGTTGACGGTCACGAACGGGAACGGAAGCCCCGCGCGCTGGACCTCGTCGAAGAAGACGTACTGCTCCTCGACCGAGCGCCCCTGGCCGCCGTACTCCGTGGGCCAGCCGATGCCCAGCCAGCCATCGCGGCCCAACATCCTCACGACCTCGCGGAACCGGGAGCCGCCGACGCCTTCCTCACCGACACGGCGACGCTCCTCGGCGGGCAGCAGCCCGGCGAAGTAGGTCCGTAGTTCCTTGCGCAGCTGTTGCTGGGCGGGCGTCTCCCGCAAGTCCACGTCGGCTCCTCGTCATCGGTCTGTGCGTGAGGATGACCCGATGGGATGGCGCGGCGCCGAGTCGATCCCGATGAGCGGAAGTCAGGGCAGGAAGCGCAGCCTGCCTGCCCGCGCGAACTCCTCGCGCAGCGCGGTCTTGTCGGCTTCGCTCATCAGGACGTACGACGGTGCGCCGCGCCCTTCCCAGCGGTACACCGGGTCGGAGGTCCGCCAGCCCTCGACCTGGATGGCCTTCTTCTGGAGCTTGTTGGAGCCCGTGGTGGGAAGCGCGTGAGCGGCCCGCACGAAGCGCGGAGCGCCCTTCGTGCCCAGGTCGGCCTGCTCCGCGAGGAAGGACGGCAGGTCCAGCGCCTCGAAGGAGCCCCCCACCGGGATCTCGATCGCGGCCATCACCTGGTCGCCGGAGCGCGGGTCCGCGACGGCGAACACGCACGCCGCCACGATCGCCGGGTGGCGACGCAGGATGCGTTCGGTCAGCAGGGCCGACGTGTTCTCGCCGTCGACCCGGATCCAGTCACCGGAGCGGCCTGCGAAATAGATATAGCCGTCCGCGTCGCGGTAGCCGAGGTCCCCGGTCCAGTACCAGCCGTGGCGCACCCGCTCGGCATCCGCCTCAGGGTTCTTCCAGTAGCCCTCGAACTTGGCGGCGCCGTGGAGGTCGACGAGCTCGCCGATCGCGCTCTCGGCGTTCAGCACGCGCCCATGGCGGTCGAGCACGGCAGGCGGGCAGACCTCGCGGGTCTGGGGGTCGACGACGCGGACGCCGTCGTGGGCCGCCCGCCCCAGCGCACCGACCGGTCCGTCCGGGGCCAGCGCGATCATCCCGGCGCCCTCGCTCGACCCGTAGGCCTCGTGGAGCTTCGCACCGAAGCGCCGCGCGAACTCCGCCTGGTCCTCGGGCGATGCCTCGGTGCCGAAGCCGTGGGTCAGCGTGCAGCCCGCGTCGTCGGCCGACTCGGGAGCAAGCAGGATGTAGCCGATCGCCTTGCCCACATAGGTGAAGTAGGTCGCGCCGAACCGCCGGACGTCCTCGAGGAAGCGGGACGCCGAGAATTTCGGGGTGAGCGCGACACAGGCACCCGCGACCAGCGACGGCGCCCACAGCCCCATCAAGGCGTTGCCGTGGAACAGAGGCATGCAGCAGTAAGAGACGTCGTGCTGCCGCACGTCGTACTTCGCGGAGTTCATCTGGCCCAGCGCGGCGAGGCGCCCCTGGCTGCAGCGGGCTGCCTTGGAGGCACCCGTGGTGCCGGACGTGAAGAGCAACAACAGCTGGGTGGTCGCGTCGATCGACGGGTCGCGGGTCGGCTCGCACGCGTGCTTGGCCACCAGGGCGGCGTACGACGGGTCATCGATCAACAGGGTTCGGTCGGGGGGCACTCCGATGTCGAGACCATCGAGCAGGGCCAGGCCCGCGGAGTCCGTGATCAGCAGCTGGAGCTCGGTGTCGCGCACCTCCTGCTCGAGGTAGGAACCGGTGCGCGTGGAGTTGATGCCGACGATCGACGCCCCGGCCAGGGCCGCCCCTCCGAGCCAGAGGACGAACTCCGGGACGTTGTCCAGCAGGACGCCGATGTGGAACGGGCCGTCGACCCGCATCGCACGCGCCAGCTCGGCACGGGCCGCGCCTTCACGAACCACCTCGTCCCAGGTCAAGGTGGCGTCGTGGCTGAGCAGGCCGGGTCGGTGGTCCCCCACCCGATCGAGGAGTAGGTCGGCGATGGTGTCGGTCACGACGCCCCCTCGCAGGCTCGGTGACGCCGCTCGCGGACGCGCTGTATCAATGGGTTCGCTCGCAGGCTCGATCACGAGGCGTAGCCCTCCGGCTTGCCCCAGCTCGCGGAGCGGGTGGTGCCGCGGTCGACCAGCACACAGCGGGTGCCGGTGAAGTTCGTGGGCATGCACTTGTTGCAGTGGATGCACAGGGAGGGCGTGGCAGCGTCCTTCTGGATCCGGTTGACGAGGTCCGGTTCCCGGAGCAGGGCGCGGGCCATGGCGACGAACTCGAAGCCCTCCCTCATCGCGAGGTCCATCACCGGTTTGTCGGTGATGCCGCCGAGCAGGATCATCGGCAGCTTCACCGCCGCCCGGATCTGCCGCGCGTGCTCGAGCAGGTAGGCGTCGGTGTAGGGATAGCTCTTGAGCTTCTTCTTGCCGACCAGCTTGATGCCCAGCTTGATCGGCTGGGGCATCACGTCGGCGAACTCCTTCAGTGGGGCATCGCCCTTGAAGAGGTACATCGGGTTCAGCAGGGAGGAGCCCGCGGTCATCTCGATCGCGTCGAGCGTCCCGTCTGCCTCGAGCCACTGGACGACCGGGATCGCCTCGTCCAGCCAGAAGCCGCCGGGAACTCCGTCGTCCATGTTCATCTTGACCACGATCGCGATCCGGTCGCCCACGGCGTCGCGCACGGCGCGCATGATCTCGCGGGAGAAGCGCGCCCGGTTCTCCAGGCTGCCGCCGTAGGCATCCGTACGATGGTTGATCTTCGGCGACAGGAACGACGACGCCAGATAGTTGTGGCCGAGGTGCACCTCGACGGCGTCGAAGCCCGCATCGATCGCGCGGAGGGCCGCGTCCGCGTGTGCCCGCGTGATCCGGTCCAGGTCGACGACGGTCGCCTCCCGCGCCCAGCTCAGCGACGTGGCGTGGAAATGCCGCGTCGGGGAGAGCGCGGGGAGGCCGTTGGCCTTCGGGCTGGCCACGGGCCCGCCGTGACCGATCTGGGCCGAGACCGCCGCTCCCTGGGCGTGCACCGCCTCGGTCAACCTGCGGAGGCCGGGCATCGCCTCGTCGGTCCAGAGGATCTGGTGCCGGTCGGTCCGGCCCTCGCGCGCCACCGCGCAGTAGGCGACCGTGGTCATGCCGACGCCGCCCGCGGCGTACCCGACGTGGAAGTCGATCAGGTCCTGGGTGACCCGGGCCTTGTGGCTGAGCCCTTCGTACGTCGCCGCCTTGATGATGCGGTTGCGCAGCATGACGGGCCCGAGTTTCGCGGGAGCCAGTACGTCGGGTGCGGAGAAGGTCATGCCCTCACGCTAGGCAGCGCGGGCCCGAAGCACCGGTGGAGTCCCGGTCAGCGGAAGCGCTTCAGACAGCGACATTGTGGCAGGCCACCTGGTGACCTCGCCCGACGGCGCGGAGCAGGGGCTCCTCGGCCGCACAGCGGTCCGTCGCCAGGGGGCATCGCGTGCGGAACCGGCACCCGGAGGGAGGGTCGAGCGGGGACGGAAGCTCGGTGGCCACTCGCTCCACCATGGCGTCGCCGACATGGCTGCTCTGGTGGTGGGCCTCGGGCAGCGAGGACAGCAGCAGCCGCGTGTAGGGGTGGACGGCGCGCAGGTGCAGGTCCTCGGAGGGGATGACCTCGCACGATTTGCCGAGATACATCACCATGACCCGGTCGCTGATGTTCTTGACCACGGCGACGTCGTGGGCGATGAAGACCAGGCTCAGGTCGTAGCGCTCCTTGGTCGCCTCAAGCAGGTTGAGGATCTGGGCCTGCACCGACACGTCGAGGCTGGCGACCGGTTCGTCGCAGATCAGGACGTCCGGGTCCATCATCAGCGCACGCGCGATGCAGACCCGCTGGGCCTGGCCACCGGACAGCTCGTGCGGGCGGCGGTCGCGGACGGTCTCGGGATCGAGGCCGACGGCCCGCAGCACCTCGTCGATCTTGGTGTCCTTGTCGGGACCGTCGTACCCCCAGATGGCGTGGCTCTCGAAGACGAGGTCCTTGACCTTGCGTCGCGGGTTCAGCGACGAGATCGGGTCCTGCATGATGATCTGCATCCTCGCGCGGGCCCTGCGCAACTCCCTGGCCTTGAGACCGGTGAGCTCCCGGCCCCCAAGACGGACGCTGCCGGAGTCAGGGGCGGGCAGCTGGATCAGGGCGCGGCCGATCGTGGACTTGCCGCACCCCGACTCACCGAGGATGCCGAGGGTCTCCCCCGGCGCGACCGTGAGGCTCACGCCGGAGACGGCGTGCACCTTCTGCCCGCGACCGACGGGGAACTCGACGACGAGGTCGGTGGCCTCCAGGGCGGGAGTCGTCATGCCGACACCTCCTGTGCGTAACGAGCGATCAACGGGAAGTGACAGGCGACCTCGTCGACCAGCTCGGGGCTCTCGGCCCTGCACCGGTCCTGGGCGAAGCGGCAGCGTGGCGCGAATCGACATCCGGCAGGCGGGTGCAGCATGTTGGGCGGCTGCCCCTCGATGGCAGGCAACAGGCTGTGTGTTGCCGCGTCCAGCCGCGGGATCGACTCGATGAGGGCGCCGCTGTACGGGTGTCGTGGATGGGCGAAGACCTGCCCGGTGTCGCCGGACTCGACCACGCGCCCCGCGTACATCACCGCGACCCGGTCCGTCCGGCCCGACACCGTGCCGAGGTCGTGACTGATCAGGATGGTCGCCATCCGGAGGCGCTCGGACAACGACTGCAGCAGGTCGAGGATCTGCTTCTGGACGGTCACGTCGAGGGCCGTCGTCGGCTCGTCGGCGATCAGCAGCTTCGGGGCGCAGGCCAGGGCCATCGCGATCACGACCCGCTGACGCATGCCACCGGACAGCTCGTGGGGGTACTGGCCCGCGCGCCGCTCGGGCTCGGGAATGCCGACCTGCTTGAGCAGCTCGACGGCCTTGGCGCGGGCGGCGCCCCGGGACAGCCCGAGGTGGAAACGGAGGCTCTCGGCGAGGTGGGTGCCGACCTTCTTGACCGGGTTGAGCGACGTCATCGGGTCCTGGAACACCATGGCGATCTTCGTACCCCAGAGCGCACGGCGGCCCCCCGGGTCAAGACCATGGATGTCGATCCCGTCGACGCGGACCGCACCGGTGACCGAAGTCGACGGTCCGTTCGTGATCAGCCCCATGGCGGTCCGGCCGAGGACGGACTTCCCCGAGCCGGACTCGCCCACGATGCCGAGGGTCTCGCCTGCGTCGAGGGTCAGCGAGACACCGTCGACGGCCTGCACGAGCCCTCGCGGGGTCAGGAAGCGGGTGCGCAGGTCTTCGATCTCGAGCAGGGGTGGGGTCAAAGCTTCACGCTCCTGGGGTCCCAGCGACGGCGGGCCTTTTCACCCACGAGGTTGAAGGCGAAGACGGTGAGGAACAGGAACGTGCCCGGCACGAGCACGATGTGGGGGTACTCCTCGAAGACGTTGCCTTCGCCCTCCGCGATCATGTTGCCCCACGTGGGCTCGGGCGGTTCGATGCCGAGTCCGAGGAAGCTCAGCGATGCCTCGGCGACGATCAGGATCGAGATCATCACGATCGCCAGCGACAGGATCGGCGGCAGCACGTTCGGCAGCAGCTCGCGGAGCAGGATCCGACCGCGGGTGGCACCCAGAGCACGCGCCGCGACCACGAACTCCCGCGGCGCATAGACAATCGTGGTCGCCCGCGCGAGGCGCACCATGCTCGGAATCGTCAACAGGGACAGGGCGAAGGCGATGTTGCGAATCTTCGGCTCCAGCACCGTGGCCAGCGCGATCAGCAGGATCAGCGGCGGCACGGCGAGCAGCGAGTTGGTGACGATGCCGATCACTCGGTCGACCGACTTCTGGAAATAGCCCGCGACCATCCCGATGGCGCCGCCGATTACGGTGCCGATCACCACGGCCGTCATGGCGATCAACAACGACGAGCGGGCGCCGTACACCGAGCGGGCGAGCAGGTCCAGGCCGAACAGGTTCGTCCCGAGCGGGTTCGCGGAGAATGGGTCTGGCGCGGCGTTGAGGGGCTGGTCCAGGGAGTTGGCGACGTCGACGTGCTCGCCGAGCGGCAGCCACGGCGCGGCCGCCACGGCGACGCCGAGCAGCACCAGCCAGGTCACGGAGAACCAGAACGAGAAGTCGAAGTTCCTGCCGAACAGCTGCTTGCCCAGCGCCGACCCACCAACCACGAAGAGGCCGATGCCGACTCCCGCGACGGCGAGCCGGACCGGCGTCACGAAGTAGTCCGGGGACGCCGACAGCAGGATCAGCACGAGGGAGCCAAGGCACCCTACGGCGCTCAGGGCGAGCGCCTTAGGGGACCGCGGGCGCTCTAGCGGCACGGTCTCAGACATGGGCCTTACGCGTCCTTGGGTCGAGGTAGCCGTAGGAGAGGTCGATGGCGGCGTTGATCAGCACGTAGATCACGGCGATCACCAGCACGGCGCCTTGGACCATCGGAAAGTCGCCCTGGTTCGCCGCGTTCACGACCAGCGAGCCCATGCCCGGCAGCGAGAAGAGGTACTCGACGATCACGGTGCTGCCGATCAGCCGTCCCAGGCTGAGGCCCATCAGGGTCACCAGCGAGAAGGATGACGGCCGGAGGGCATCGGCGAAGAGGATCCGCAGCGGCGGCATGCCCTTCGCCCGCGCCGCGAGGATGTAGTCCTCACGGAGCGTGGCGATCAAGTCGCCGCGCAGCACCCTGGTGAACATCGCCAACTCGACGAGTGCCACGGTGAGCGCGGGGAGGAACGCGTGGTGCAGGTTGCCGAGGATGTCCCCGTCGCCGAGCCGGACCCACTCCGATCGCGGGAACCAGTGCAGCGTGTTGACGAAGACCATGATCAGCAGGAGCCCGGCCAGGAAACCAGGGACGGAGAGCACCGCGAAGGTGCCCGCGCTGATCATCCGGTCGAGCTTTCCGCCCTCGTGGTACGCCGACCACATCGCCAGCGGCACCGCCACCAGCAACGAGATCAGCAGCCCGAGGACCGCGATCTCGGCACTCACGGGGAGCGCTGAGACCACGCGGTCCATCACGTCGGACTGGGGCGGCACCATCGACTGGCCGAGGTCGCCGCTGAAGGCGCCCCCGAGCCAGTCGAGGTACCGGACGAAGAACGGGTCGTTGAGCCCGAGCTCGGTGCGCAGGTCGTCGTAGGCCGAGGCGGGGTGCCCCTCACCGAGGATCGCCACGGCCGGGTCTCCCGGCAGCAGTGCCACCAGGGCGAAGACCCCGAGGCTCACGATGAGGAGCACCACCACCATCTCGCAGGCCCGCACGGCCAGCCGTCTGGTCACCGGGATCTCCCGTGCATGCTCCGGCGTTCACGCCGGGCAGGAATCGGGAGCGGGAGACCCACCCGGACCCGCGCGTGTCGTGGCCAGCCGGGTCTCATCCGTGTCTCCCAGTTTTGTCGGTGGTGGTCGTTAGGTTGATCGGCATGTCCCGTTTCCGCCTTCAGCCGACGCCCGCACAGGAGCGGGTGTTCCTGGAGCACTGCGGGCACGCTCGGTTCGTGTGGAACCTCGCGGTGGAACAGCACGCCCACTGGCGGCCGGGTCGCAGGGCGGCGCCGGGATTCGTCGAGCAGGCTCGCCAGTTGACGCAGGCGCGGGCGGCGAACCCGTGGCTGGCGGCCGGGTCGGTGATCGTGCAGCAGCAGGCGTTGAGGGATTTCGCCCAGGCGGTGGCGAACTTCTTCGGTCGGACCCACCGGCGGCCCACCTGGCGCCTGCGCGGGCGGAGTGAAGGCTTCCGGATCGTGGCGGTCAAGCCGGGCGATGTGCGCCGGGTGTCCCGCAAGGTCGGCGAGGTTCGAGTGCCCAAGGTTGGTTGGGTGCGGTTCCGCTGGTCTCGCGTGATCGCCAGCGGTGTGAAGTCGTACCGCATCACCCGCGACCGGGCGGGGCGTTGGCACGTGGCGTTCGCCGTGGTGCCCGAGCCCATCGCCGGACCGGGCACGGGTTCGGTGGTGGGGGTGGATCGTGGTGTCACGGTCTCGGCGGCCCTGTCCACCGGGGAGTTGTTGTCCGTGGCCACGTTGCGCGGACCAGAGAAGGCCCGGTTGCTGCGGCTGCAACGCAAGCTCGCCCGAGCAAAACGCGGCTCCACTCGGCGCGGCAAGGTCAAGGTAGCGATCGCGAAGCTCAAGGCCCGCGAAACCGACCGCCGTAAGGACTGGGTGGAGAAGACCAGCACCCGCCTCGCCCGGACCTTCGACGTGATCGCGGTCGAGAACCTCAAGATCACCAACATGACCCGGTCGGCGAAGGGCACGATCGACGCCCCCGGCCGTGGCGTGCGGCAGAAGGCAGGCCTCAACCGCGGGATCCTCGCCAACGGGTGGGGGCAGTTGGTGACCCGATTGGAGCACAAGGCTGCGGGGCGGGTAGTAGAGGTTGATCCGCGATTCACGAGTCAGCGTTGCTCGACGTGCGGGATCGTGGATCGGGAGGCGCGCGAGAGCCAAGCCGCCTACCGGTGCCGGTCCTGCGGTTTCGCCTGCAACGCCGATGTGAACGCGGCCCTGAACATTCGATCCGCGGCAGGGCATGCCGTGACTGCACGGGGAGGCCCGCCATTGGGTGAGCCTATGAACCGTGAACCTCAACGCGACCTCCTCCTCGTGCGGTAGTTGCCTGTTGGAATCCCCCGGCTTCAGCCGGGGGAGGATGTCAATGGCGCTTCCACGCTTCACCCAGGAGCATCATCTGCTCCGAGGTGGAGACCAGACCGTGGACGTTGTCCTGCCAGGGGATGAAGGTGGCGTTGGCACCGACGATCACCGACGGGACAGTGTCGTTCCAGATGGTGACGATCTTGTCCAGCGCGGCCTGCGTGGCCTCGTCGGTGCCTGCCGCCTGCAGCGCGGCCAGCGCCGCGTCCATGTCCGGGTTGGCGTAGCCGATGGCATTGGCGCGCGAGGTCGACGCGTAGTTGCCCTGCAGACGCTGGTACGGGTCGCTCTCCGAGACGCTGGTGGCCCCTCGGGCCAGGTCGTAGTCGCGGTCGACGTAGATCTTCTTGATCTGGTCGGCGATCGAGGCCACGCCTTCGATGTCGACCGTGAAGCCAACGCCCTCGAGCAGTGCCTTGGTGGCCACGCTCTCAGCCCGGGAGGTGGGGTCGGTGCCGTCCATGTAACTGATCTTGCCGTCGAAACCGTTGGCCTTGGCCTCTTCGACCAGCTTCTTGGCTTCACCCGCGTTGATCGCGAGAGGCTTGACCTTGGAGGACCAGCGGGACTCCGCCGGGAAGAGATCGGAGCCGGGAAGGCCCTTGCCCTCGTAGGCCCGCTGGAAGTTGACCGCAGGGTCGAGCGCAAGCGCGATAGCCTTGCGAACCCGCAGGTCGCTGCCCGGGCGCCCGGCGGCGTTGTTGATCTGGACGACATTGCCGAAGTTGGTCAGCTGGAGCTCGCCCGGGTGCTTCTCCGAGACCGCTTTGTCGACGGTCACGGGGTTG from Alloactinosynnema sp. L-07 includes:
- a CDS encoding acyl-CoA dehydrogenase family protein — encoded protein: MDLRETPAQQQLRKELRTYFAGLLPAEERRRVGEEGVGGSRFREVVRMLGRDGWLGIGWPTEYGGQGRSVEEQYVFFDEVQRAGLPFPFVTVNTVGPTLMKYGSEEQKQAYLPGILAGEIVFAIGYTEPSAGTDLASLATRAVPTADGFLVNGQKIFTSGANTADYVWLAARTDPDAPKHKGISILIVPTSDPGFSWSPIHTVGGMVVTATYYTDIVVPRSDVVGGVDDGWSLITAQLNHERIGLAALGGRMIQLWESVLAWARETGVIERPWVRAELARTYTRLEAMRLLNWKMTAAVAAGDLTGATAGAAKTYGTETHIEVQRALTGILGAAGRIRPESPGAVLAGQLEQLSRQGIVNTFGGGVNDILRDMVATSGLGLPRVQR
- a CDS encoding AMP-binding protein, with the translated sequence MTDTIADLLLDRVGDHRPGLLSHDATLTWDEVVREGAARAELARAMRVDGPFHIGVLLDNVPEFVLWLGGAALAGASIVGINSTRTGSYLEQEVRDTELQLLITDSAGLALLDGLDIGVPPDRTLLIDDPSYAALVAKHACEPTRDPSIDATTQLLLLFTSGTTGASKAARCSQGRLAALGQMNSAKYDVRQHDVSYCCMPLFHGNALMGLWAPSLVAGACVALTPKFSASRFLEDVRRFGATYFTYVGKAIGYILLAPESADDAGCTLTHGFGTEASPEDQAEFARRFGAKLHEAYGSSEGAGMIALAPDGPVGALGRAAHDGVRVVDPQTREVCPPAVLDRHGRVLNAESAIGELVDLHGAAKFEGYWKNPEADAERVRHGWYWTGDLGYRDADGYIYFAGRSGDWIRVDGENTSALLTERILRRHPAIVAACVFAVADPRSGDQVMAAIEIPVGGSFEALDLPSFLAEQADLGTKGAPRFVRAAHALPTTGSNKLQKKAIQVEGWRTSDPVYRWEGRGAPSYVLMSEADKTALREEFARAGRLRFLP
- a CDS encoding MaoC family dehydratase, which translates into the protein MRVGDVLPELSIAVTRTMIVATAIASRDFQDVHHDPALAAERGSPDIFMNILTTNGIVGRYVTSWAGPASVVKKLRIRLGVPNHPGDTMTLRGSVTAVDDGQVSVEVVGANERGPHVTGLVIVRVP
- a CDS encoding acyl-CoA dehydrogenase family protein, whose product is MDFTHDDTLLAVQGLAREIFTDKATPERVREVEASSSRLDEALWGDLARSGLVGIALPDAHGGAGLGLDGLCVVLEEQGRRVAPVPLWSAGVAALAVAEFGTPTQRSLLAAAADGSLRLTLALEEFDGGEQASPTCRAVLGESGWSLAGTKAVVPSPFGAAYVVVSATTTDGPALFLVPAAGTGVSWERTETTSHDLAGNLLLADAPAELLGGPDALAAVLRNSAVAVAALQVGVAEGALRLAAAYTSTREQFGRPLATFQSLQHQLADCLIDIDAMRVTLWQALSSLAGHGTATEKERAVLVAKWWSAQAGLDVVHRVQHVHGGIGVDVDYPVHRFFLWGKQLATTLGAAATALACLGEELAR
- a CDS encoding NADH:flavin oxidoreductase — its product is MTFSAPDVLAPAKLGPVMLRNRIIKAATYEGLSHKARVTQDLIDFHVGYAAGGVGMTTVAYCAVAREGRTDRHQILWTDEAMPGLRRLTEAVHAQGAAVSAQIGHGGPVASPKANGLPALSPTRHFHATSLSWAREATVVDLDRITRAHADAALRAIDAGFDAVEVHLGHNYLASSFLSPKINHRTDAYGGSLENRARFSREIMRAVRDAVGDRIAIVVKMNMDDGVPGGFWLDEAIPVVQWLEADGTLDAIEMTAGSSLLNPMYLFKGDAPLKEFADVMPQPIKLGIKLVGKKKLKSYPYTDAYLLEHARQIRAAVKLPMILLGGITDKPVMDLAMREGFEFVAMARALLREPDLVNRIQKDAATPSLCIHCNKCMPTNFTGTRCVLVDRGTTRSASWGKPEGYAS
- a CDS encoding bifunctional MaoC family dehydratase N-terminal/OB-fold nucleic acid binding domain-containing protein produces the protein MTTYEDRLAAFTGRVLVERRFGPDPVNVPMIRHWCEAMGDTNPVHLSDEAARSTGRSGIVAPASMMQAWTMRGYAASTTPADIGAFDELVALLDEGGYTSVVATDSDFDFHREARPGDDLSVEEVVESISAEKRTGLGTGRFVSTLKTYRDAAGEVVATQRWRTLRFRPSAAPRAPRPRPAINQDNEFWFAAAREKRLVVQRCTECKTLRHPPGPCCPECQSFAWDTVTAGGRGTLYSYVVAHHPPHPAFDYPLLIAVVELDEGTRLITNLTGVTADDLAIGMPLEVEWLVADADLTLPLFRPVAPQEH